Proteins encoded in a region of the Paenibacillus sp. W2I17 genome:
- a CDS encoding xanthine phosphoribosyltransferase: MELLKQRILQEGVVISDQVLKLDGLLNHQIDPALTMEMGREFAARFRESGVTRVITVESSGIPVAFAAAYELGVPLVFARRKKTLLADPDAYCERVPSFTKGIVTDIMVSREFIHENDRILFIDDIIANGDAARGVIKIIERSGAELVGFGVVVEKSFQAGARTIREQGIPVEALVRIRSLNDGTVQFDDNEM, translated from the coding sequence ATGGAATTATTGAAACAACGAATTTTACAAGAAGGTGTGGTTATCTCGGATCAAGTATTAAAGCTGGATGGTCTGTTGAACCACCAGATTGATCCTGCATTAACGATGGAGATGGGACGTGAGTTCGCTGCCCGTTTTCGTGAAAGTGGAGTAACTCGGGTAATCACGGTAGAATCCTCAGGGATTCCGGTTGCGTTTGCCGCAGCCTATGAACTTGGGGTGCCCCTTGTATTCGCCCGTCGCAAAAAAACACTTCTGGCTGATCCTGATGCATACTGTGAACGTGTACCGTCCTTTACCAAAGGAATTGTAACTGATATTATGGTATCCCGCGAGTTCATTCATGAGAATGACCGCATTTTGTTCATTGATGATATTATTGCCAATGGAGATGCCGCTCGTGGCGTCATCAAAATTATCGAGCGTTCCGGTGCGGAACTCGTCGGATTCGGCGTTGTGGTCGAGAAAAGTTTCCAGGCAGGGGCACGCACGATTCGTGAACAGGGTATTCCGGTGGAAGCCTTGGTACGCATTCGTTCCCTGAACGATGGTACGGTACAATTTGACGATAACGAAATGTGA